In Ischnura elegans chromosome 9, ioIscEleg1.1, whole genome shotgun sequence, the following proteins share a genomic window:
- the LOC124165457 gene encoding E3 SUMO-protein ligase RanBP2-like has translation MTEQGPLPVLNLIRRNTLTLGSIERHSSISYEHYASYQPYSPQISKLLALLFDSKSYLGHRKNILAAKSLVDDKPPKIDLDSALNFKKFQKKINEQVRIDQGNKELLQGLNRIHRSKATVDCWNTSRPEISRNRYIRLITNNAIMKENIDFCTKLLEANSIYSRREMLEDYKRKEKQRRNMCKYPPYWEMPQVGPGVERTLSITGLDTQLTRKKGSKFYMSDKRPRCFLDFKTGDFYLGRIVVELYYDFVPVTAENFAFLCYDIKSTMTAKERKYFLKSNEKLKDVKNINYKGCLVHRILPGYYLQTGDIISKSGIGGYSVYGPVFPDENFKLKHSQRGVLSMANKGPNTNNSQFIITFKKLDALDGSHVVFGRVVRGFKTLDKIEELGTRSGCPREYATISNCGVIGFKKYFQLSDGTETSQTKRGHCNDRQCCH, from the exons ATGACGGAACAAGGACCTTTACCTGTACTTAACTTGATTAGAAG GAATACTTTGACATTAGGTAGCATTGAGAGGCATAGTAGCATTTCTTATGAACATTATGCATCATATCAGCCTTATTCACCACAAATAAGCAAATTATTAGCATTACTTTTTGATTCAAAATCCTATTTGGGTCATCGTAAAAAT ATATTGGCAGCTAAATCTTTGGTAGATGACAAACCTCCTAAAATAGATCTTGACTCAGCACTTAacttcaaaaagtttcaaaaaaaaataaatgagcagGTTCGAATTGACCAAGGAAATAAAGAATTGTTACAAGGACTTAATAGAATTCACCGCTCCAAG GCAACTGTAGACTGCTGGAATACAAGTCGGCCAGAAATATCTAGAAACAGATACATCAGATTGATTACAAATAATGCcataatgaaagaaaacatagaTTTCTGCACAAAGCTTCTGGAAGCA AACTCTATCTACTCACGGCGTGAAATGCTAGAGGATTATAAGCGTAAAGAGAAACAAAGAAGAAATATGTGCAAATATCCACCATACTGGGAAATGCCACAAGTTGGTCCAGGAGTAGAGAGGACATTATCCATCACAGGACTGGACACCCAACTTACACGCAAAAAAGGGTCCAAGTTCTACATGAGTGATAAAAGGCCGCG gtGCTTCTTGGACTTCAAAACTGGAGATTTTTACCTAGGAAGAATTGTAGTAGAACTATACTATGATTTTGTACCAGTGACGGCTGAAAATTTTGCATTcctatgttatgatattaagagtacaatgacagcaaaagagaggaaatattttcttaaatccaATGAAAAACTAAAAGACGTTAAGAATATAAACTACAAGGGCTGCTTGGTGCATCGAATTTTACCTGGCTACTACCTTCAAACTGGAGACATTATCTCAAAGAGCGGAATAGGAGGATACTCCGTATATGGGCCAGTATTTCCAGATGAAAACTTCAAACTGAAACATAGTCAACGGG GAGTGCTTTCAATGGCTAATAAGGGACCCAATACAAATAATTCACAGTTTATTATCACTTTTAAGAAACTAGACGCTTTAGATGGCTCACACGTGGTATTTGGAAGAGTTGTCAGAGGATTTAAAACACTAGATAAG ATAGAGGAGTTGGGCACAAGATCTGGATGTCCCCGAGAATATGCAACTATTTCCAACTGTGGAGTGATTGGATTCAAAAAGTATTTCCAACTGAGTGATGGAACAGAAACATCGCAAACAAAAAGGGGTCATTGCAATGATAGGCAATGCTGTCATTAG